One Rhipicephalus microplus isolate Deutch F79 chromosome 4, USDA_Rmic, whole genome shotgun sequence genomic window carries:
- the LOC142813853 gene encoding uncharacterized protein LOC142813853: MKSMIALVSLAVMAAVASAGFLGGGYGGYGGYGGYGGYGGYGGYGGYGGGYGGYGGGYGGYGGGYGGYPAGRAFSYSTYIQHPSSYGGYGGYGGYGGYGGFGSRGGYGGYGGYGGYGGYGHGLGHGYGHSYGHGHGYHG, from the exons ATGAAGTCAATG ATTGCGTTGGTCTCCCTCGCCGTTATGGCTGCTGTTGCGTCGGCTGGCTTCCTTGGAGGCGGATATGGTGGTTATGGAGGCTACGGTGGTTATGGAGGCTACGGTGGCTACGGAGGGTACGGCGGATACGGAGGCGGCTACGGGGGATATGGAGGCGGCTACGGTGGATACGGTGGCGGCTACGGCGGCTATCCAGCTGGTCGGGCTTTCTCCTATTCGACGTACATTCAGCACCCATCATCCTATGGTGGTTATGGCGGCTACGGTGGATACGGTGGATATGGAGGATTCGGTAGCCGTGGTGGCTACGGAGGCTACGGTGGATACGGTGGATACGGAGGCTACGGACATGGGCTTGGCCACGGCTACGGACATAGCTACGGTCATGGCCACGGATATCATGGCTGA